One genomic window of Garra rufa chromosome 2, GarRuf1.0, whole genome shotgun sequence includes the following:
- the slc3a1 gene encoding amino acid transporter heavy chain SLC3A1, with the protein MSLTKITNIDAVELHEGIQNSSFLDDGDDTSDASSSREQQGIRRSVTEPEENEYTQIKPYAGMPKEVLQRYSSKPCYRIPREIVFWLIIACTLALIAVTVSIVALSPRCLSWWQVSPVYQVYPRSFKDSNSDGVGDLKGIKEKLSHFEYLNIKAVWISPFYKSPMRDFGYDVEDFRQIDPIFGTMEDFEDLLASMHNKGLKLIMDFIPNHTSDKHIWFQLSRNRTEPYKDYYIWVNCTRDKPPNNWVSVFGNSTWEYDEVRQECYFHQFLKEQPDLNYRNPKVIEEMTDIIHFWLKKGVDGFRMDAVKHMLEATHLRNEPQVDPNQDPSTVDTEFELYHDYTYTQQGLHEILTQWRVELDTYSREPGRYRFMVIECYDYEEIEKTMRYYGTSYITESDFPFNFYLLYLPDELSGNQAKNLVHLWMSKMPKGKWPNWVVGNHDKPRIGSSAGKEYVHVLNMLLLTLPGTPTTYYGEEIGMVNVNVSVIQDPFGQSDPSNSRDPQRTPMQWNDQLNAGFSDSENGTWLDIAPDYRTVNVEVQQADPGSTISQYRALSLLRESELALSRGWFCFVWSDADVFAYLRELDGLNKAFLVVLNFGKDTTTDLSSVSELPDTLTVHLSTVPISEKTFPKSRIPTSKGQGLLLEYSTSQRFHPNHESECYVSEKACYLPQLNILYNC; encoded by the exons ATGAGTTTGACCAAAATCACCAACATCGATGCGGTGGAGCTGCACGAAGGCATCCAGAATTCATCCTTTCTAGATGATGGGGATGATACATCTGATGCCTCAAGCTCTCGAGAGCAGCAGGGCATCAGAAGGTCCGTCACCGAACCGGAGGAGAACGAGTACACTCAGATCAAGCCGTATGCTGGGATGCCCAAAGAGGTCCTGCAGAGATACTCCAGCAAACCCTGCTACCGCATACCGAGAGAGATTGTTTTCTGGCTGATCATCGCATGCACCCTGGCCCTCATTGCCGTGACCGTTTCCATCGTGGCGCTGTCGCCGCGATGCTTGAGCTGGTGGCAGGTGTCTCCGGTCTATCAGGTTTATCCACGATCGTTCAAAGATTCAAACAGTGATGGTGTTGGAGACCTCAAAG GAATCAAGGAGAAACTGAGCCATTTTGAGTACCTTAACATTAAAGCAGTCTGGATCAGTCCTTTCTACAAGTCTCCTATGAGAGACTTCGGATATGATGTGGAGGACTTCAGGCAGATCGATCCCATCTTCGGCACCATGGAAGACTTTGAAGACCTTCTGGCAAGCATGCATAACAAAG GTCTAAAGCtgatcatggacttcatcccgaACCACACCAGCGACAAACACATCTGGTTCCAACTTAGCCGTAATCGTACAGAGCCTTATAAAGACTACTACATCTGGGTTAACTGCACACGAGACAAACCTCCTAACAACTGG GTGAGCGTCTTTGGCAATTCCACCTGGGAGTATGACGAGGTGCGACAGGAGTGCTATTTCCATCAGTTCCTCAAGGAACAGCCTGACCTGAACTACCGTAACCCCAAAGTCATAGAGGAGATGACG GACATAATCCATTTCTGGCTGAAGAAAGGGGTGGATGGGTTCCGCATGGACGCTGTGAAACACATGCTTGAGGCCACACATTTGAGAAATGAACCCCAGGTCGACCCTAACCAAGATCCA TCGACTGTGGACACAGAGTTTGAGCTGTACCATGACTACACCTACACACAACAGGGCTTACATGAGATCCTGACACAGTGGAGGGTAGAGCTGGACACCTACAGCAGAGAGCCCGGCCGCTACAG GTTCATGGTGATCGAGTGTTATGACTATGAAGAAATAGAAAAAACCATGAGGTACTATGGCACAAGCTATATCACCGAAAGCGACTTCCCCTTTAACTTCTATCTCCTGTACCTTCCTGATGAACTGTCAGGAAATCAAGCCAAAAACTTGGTTCATTTATGGATGTCGAAAATGCCAAAGGGAAAATGGCCAAACTGGGTG GTGGGAAACCATGACAAGCCACGTATAGGCTCGAGTGCTGGTAAGGAATATGTACATGTTTTAAACATGCTGTTGTTAACACTGCCTGGAACTCCCACAACATACTATGGAGAAGAGATTGGCATGGTGAATGTAAATGTCTCTGTAATTCAGGATCCTTTTGGACAAAGTGATCCA aGCAACAGTCGAGACCCACAGCGAACACCAATGCAGTGGAATGATCAGCTCAACGCGGGTTTTAGTGACAGTGAAAACGGCACATGGCTCGACATCGCTCCAGACTATAGGACTGTCAATGTGGAG GTTCAGCAGGCTGATCCTGGGTCCACCATTTCACAGTATCGTGCTCTGAGTTTGCTCAGAGAGTCTGAGTTGGCCCTGTCCCGAGGCTGGTTCTGCTTCGTCTGGAGCGATGCCGATGTATTCGCTTATTTGCGTGAGCTGGACGGACTCAACAAAGCCTTCCTGGTGGTTCTAAACTTCGGCAAAGATACTACAACAGACTTGTCGTCAGTTAGTGAGTTGCCAGATACTCTTACTGTGCATTTAAGCACAGTGCCAATAAGTGAAAAGACCTTCCCTAAATCCAGAATTCCAACATCTAAAGGGCAAGGACTGCTTCTGGAATACTCCACCAGTCAGCGCTTTCACCCTAACCATGAATCTGAGTGCTATGTTTCTGAGAAAGCCTGCTATTTGCCTCAACTAAATATTCTGTATAATTGTTAA